A genomic segment from Methanoplanus limicola DSM 2279 encodes:
- the xseA gene encoding exodeoxyribonuclease VII large subunit, with translation MTNQNRNRQISDYWQDDDHKIRVGSYSENNLSTKENNGETEKVKKVSEISAIIKKLLDNEQLCSVWMEGEITNLRAHASGHLYYSLIEIRNNRTYTINCVMWRTAASELPFKPVNGDLVRVFGSVDVYEPHGKYQFVSRLMQTSGTGDKYLLILKWKEELSKEGLFSEIRKKPLPRFPAKIGLVTSAGGAARRDIENVISRRFPVEIILSHASVQGDKAHLEIASALHAIDGMTDVIIIGRGGGSFEDLFAFNHPDVVRAITRCKTPVVSAVGHEIDYTLSDFAADVRAPTPSAAAELVVPDMEELRKELGYFRNLIEKSLLSGLENERERLESIKLGFHPGRLERRLNFENEKTDEMTTRLKRGIESSLRNRRIFLEALNSRLSSSNPKNPMKNGFCLIESGGKIYSSVNDLSLGESVIINFNDGYADAKIEAVYNEKKL, from the coding sequence ATGACTAACCAAAACCGAAACAGACAGATTTCGGATTATTGGCAGGATGATGATCATAAGATAAGGGTTGGCAGTTACTCAGAAAATAATCTCAGTACAAAGGAGAATAACGGCGAAACAGAGAAGGTAAAAAAGGTCTCGGAGATATCAGCTATTATAAAAAAACTGCTTGACAATGAGCAGTTATGCAGCGTCTGGATGGAAGGTGAAATTACAAACTTAAGGGCGCATGCATCAGGTCATCTCTATTATTCCCTCATTGAAATCAGGAATAACAGGACATATACAATAAACTGTGTGATGTGGAGAACAGCTGCTTCGGAGTTGCCTTTTAAACCTGTTAACGGTGATCTTGTCCGTGTTTTTGGTTCTGTTGATGTATATGAACCACATGGCAAGTACCAGTTTGTATCCAGATTAATGCAGACCTCCGGAACAGGAGATAAATATCTGCTTATCCTGAAATGGAAGGAAGAGTTGTCAAAGGAAGGCCTTTTTTCAGAAATAAGAAAAAAACCTCTGCCGCGCTTTCCAGCAAAAATCGGTCTTGTAACATCAGCCGGAGGTGCTGCACGGCGCGATATTGAAAATGTAATCAGCAGAAGATTTCCGGTAGAAATTATCCTCAGCCACGCATCAGTCCAGGGAGATAAGGCACACCTTGAAATAGCCAGCGCATTACACGCCATAGACGGGATGACAGATGTAATTATTATAGGAAGAGGCGGAGGCAGCTTCGAGGACCTCTTTGCTTTTAATCATCCCGATGTTGTACGCGCCATAACCAGATGCAAAACTCCGGTTGTGAGTGCAGTCGGGCATGAGATTGATTATACTCTCTCAGACTTTGCTGCTGACGTACGTGCACCAACGCCGTCAGCTGCAGCTGAACTGGTTGTGCCGGATATGGAAGAACTCAGAAAAGAGCTTGGGTATTTCAGAAATCTGATAGAAAAAAGCCTTCTTTCAGGACTTGAAAATGAGAGAGAAAGACTGGAGAGCATTAAGCTTGGATTTCATCCCGGAAGACTTGAGAGACGTCTGAATTTTGAGAATGAAAAGACAGATGAGATGACAACACGCCTGAAACGCGGGATCGAATCATCACTCAGAAACCGGAGAATTTTCCTGGAGGCACTGAATTCCAGACTATCATCATCAAATCCAAAAAATCCAATGAAAAACGGTTTTTGTTTAATTGAATCCGGAGGAAAAATATACTCGTCTGTAAATGATCTCTCCCTGGGAGAATCAGTAATTATTAATTTTAATGATGGTTATGCAGACGCAAAAATTGAGGCGGTTTACAATGAAAAAAAGTTATGA
- a CDS encoding Hsp20/alpha crystallin family protein produces MIRRRLYPFHSLWNEIDSMMAEMETRLGESIVPANLFSNQIMPAIKGECRVDVMDHQDEAVVVADLPGVEKEDVKIRLINPSTLEIACNREKSVEEGDKDSDYYMRERIYGSMKRIVSLPYDVEEKDTSATFKNGVLEIHFKKSEHETGGIIPIE; encoded by the coding sequence ATGATCAGAAGAAGACTCTATCCATTTCACTCCCTTTGGAATGAAATTGATTCAATGATGGCAGAGATGGAAACAAGGCTTGGAGAATCCATTGTACCTGCAAATCTATTCAGCAACCAGATAATGCCGGCAATAAAGGGTGAGTGCCGCGTTGATGTGATGGATCATCAGGACGAGGCTGTTGTAGTTGCAGATCTTCCGGGTGTGGAGAAAGAGGACGTAAAAATACGCCTGATTAACCCCTCTACACTTGAGATCGCATGTAACCGCGAGAAATCAGTTGAAGAAGGAGACAAGGACTCTGATTATTATATGCGTGAGCGTATCTATGGCAGTATGAAGAGGATCGTCTCCCTTCCTTATGATGTTGAGGAAAAGGATACCAGTGCAACATTTAAGAATGGTGTACTGGAAATTCATTTTAAAAAATCAGAACATGAAACAGGGGGAATTATCCCCATTGAATAA
- the xseB gene encoding exodeoxyribonuclease VII small subunit: MQTQKLRRFTMKKSYEELLAELKDIIEKIESGEASLEESITLYEKGTGILRQCEKILLEAELKVTELQG; encoded by the coding sequence ATGCAGACGCAAAAATTGAGGCGGTTTACAATGAAAAAAAGTTATGAAGAATTACTGGCTGAACTGAAAGATATTATTGAGAAAATTGAATCCGGAGAAGCGTCCCTTGAAGAGAGTATTACTCTTTATGAGAAGGGCACCGGCATCCTTCGACAGTGTGAAAAAATCCTTCTGGAAGCAGAACTGAAGGTGACTGAACTTCAGGGTTAA
- a CDS encoding HVO_0476 family zinc finger protein: MNEEFFCPACNCECEHEILKESGDLLVKCSTCGNIHHVKRPAEPELLKVKAIVSSEGISEKGIIELFEDEIIQKGDLLVAEIGDDAAGVEVTDIEMGEKRRHKAKASDISALWTRKIDRVVVKVSFHDDRKTIPLYAEVEGEDDFVIGDIYSTDGHRYKVTHIKLRNGSMMRKEGWKAYARKIKRVYGVKP, from the coding sequence ATGAATGAAGAATTTTTTTGTCCTGCCTGTAACTGTGAATGTGAACATGAGATCCTGAAAGAGTCGGGAGACCTCCTTGTAAAGTGCAGTACATGTGGAAATATTCACCATGTTAAAAGACCCGCAGAGCCGGAACTGCTGAAAGTAAAGGCAATAGTCAGTTCAGAAGGAATTTCCGAAAAAGGAATTATTGAACTTTTTGAAGATGAGATTATTCAGAAAGGGGACCTCCTGGTTGCAGAGATCGGCGACGACGCGGCGGGAGTAGAGGTCACAGATATAGAGATGGGAGAAAAAAGGCGGCACAAAGCAAAAGCTTCTGATATTTCAGCACTGTGGACAAGAAAGATCGACAGGGTTGTAGTAAAGGTTTCATTTCATGATGACAGAAAAACAATCCCTCTTTATGCCGAAGTTGAGGGCGAAGATGATTTTGTCATAGGTGACATCTACAGTACTGACGGGCACCGCTACAAAGTTACACACATAAAACTGAGAAACGGTTCTATGATGAGAAAAGAGGGATGGAAAGCATATGCACGTAAAATAAAGAGAGTTTATGGAGTTAAACCCTGA
- a CDS encoding DUF371 domain-containing protein, whose protein sequence is MGIIRAEERVICYGHPNVRAEHKSTFEITCEENLSVKGTCIIGVSADKGAAGLSDIFRKTLCNDGAVLKTRLSVGNMTHTILSDGSGAFTLSHPTDLVWRRSTFVCPRTIGIYSDTVANKIPDGIISLLKDGAEMIVDLEVSFNPEVQSPSVLLPEGFFHTVEGCRCPSHKE, encoded by the coding sequence ATGGGAATAATCAGGGCAGAAGAGAGGGTCATATGCTATGGGCATCCAAATGTCAGGGCAGAGCATAAATCCACATTTGAAATTACATGCGAAGAAAACCTGTCAGTAAAAGGAACCTGTATTATCGGGGTTTCAGCTGACAAGGGGGCGGCAGGTCTATCGGATATTTTCAGAAAAACATTATGCAATGACGGGGCAGTTTTAAAAACAAGATTATCTGTCGGAAATATGACACATACTATTTTGTCAGATGGATCGGGCGCATTTACTCTCAGCCATCCGACTGATCTTGTATGGAGGAGAAGTACATTTGTCTGCCCCAGAACAATTGGTATTTATTCAGATACCGTTGCGAATAAAATTCCGGACGGGATTATCTCACTCTTAAAAGATGGGGCCGAGATGATTGTTGATCTCGAGGTGTCATTTAACCCTGAAGTTCAGTCACCTTCAGTTCTGCTTCCAGAAGGATTTTTTCACACTGTCGAAGGATGCCGGTGCCCTTCTCATAAAGAGTAA
- a CDS encoding sugar phosphate isomerase/epimerase family protein produces MFFHEFRVDEIFKYAWDAGCTSVEFWLETPDFWLNGMDTDKLLRIMENFPGLLPVTMHAPVLDLNPCSINPFVVEASVRSTVLALKTAEKCKAEIITIHPGRRTAKRPAGKRDYKRFENYINIIKEESEHLKVKVCIENMEQKVNSLFYQPEMVHKLLNEEEWLYFTLDTAHALVSGEERLNKFIDLNFDRIANIHLSTVNNSGRHLPVSGDVRISNFLEKISGFGYDGHITLEIEDLNFPDKLSAEEKKEIISGEINYVSSFFR; encoded by the coding sequence ATGTTTTTTCATGAATTCAGAGTAGATGAGATTTTTAAATATGCCTGGGATGCGGGCTGCACATCCGTTGAATTCTGGCTTGAAACACCGGATTTCTGGCTTAATGGAATGGATACTGATAAGCTTCTCCGTATTATGGAAAATTTTCCTGGTCTTCTTCCTGTAACAATGCATGCGCCTGTGCTGGACTTAAACCCCTGTTCAATTAATCCGTTCGTTGTTGAAGCATCAGTAAGATCAACTGTTCTGGCGCTAAAGACCGCAGAAAAATGTAAAGCAGAAATTATTACCATCCACCCGGGAAGAAGAACCGCTAAAAGACCGGCAGGCAAAAGGGACTACAAAAGGTTTGAAAATTATATAAATATCATAAAAGAAGAGAGCGAACATCTGAAAGTGAAAGTATGCATTGAAAATATGGAGCAGAAAGTTAATTCTCTCTTCTATCAGCCTGAAATGGTCCATAAACTTCTGAATGAAGAAGAATGGCTGTACTTCACTCTTGATACGGCGCATGCGCTTGTATCAGGAGAAGAAAGACTGAATAAATTTATAGATCTAAATTTTGACAGAATTGCAAATATTCATCTGAGTACAGTGAATAATTCAGGAAGACATCTTCCGGTAAGCGGAGATGTGAGGATATCCAATTTTCTGGAAAAAATATCTGGATTTGGCTATGATGGCCATATAACTCTTGAAATAGAAGATTTAAATTTCCCTGACAAATTATCTGCTGAAGAAAAAAAAGAAATTATCAGTGGCGAAATTAATTATGTATCATCATTTTTCCGGTGA